The Ralstonia pickettii DTP0602 genome segment GGGCGGCTGGCGTCGACGGTGGCCAGCACCGCCTGCGCGCCGTTGGACCAGCCCAGCAGCACGACGCGTGAGGTATCGATGCCGGGCTGGCTGGCCAGCCAGCGCAGCGCGGCCAGCGCATCGGCGCGGCGGGTGCGGTCGTCGATGCCGCGCGTGTCGGTCGGCTCGGTGCAGATGCCGTGGGGCCGTCCGCGGGCGCTGAAGCTGTCGGGCATCAGCACGGCGTAGCCGCGTTCGGTCAGCCACTCGGCGTATTCGCGATAGCGCTGCTGCAGCATGGCGGCGACCTCGCCGTCTGGTGTGGTCTCGCGCGCGGCGTGCGCCGACAGCAACCCGCCGCAGCCGTGCAGCGCCACCACCACCGGCAGCGCGCGCGCCGTTGCGCCTTCGCGCGGCAGGAACCAGTAGGCGGTCAGCGCGGGCGCGGTCGCGTCGCCGCGCAGCTGGACGCGCTGCGCCGGCACGGGTGCCGCTGCGGATCCGGGCGTCGGCCGCGTCACCGCGTTCGGTGCCAGCGCGCCGGCGGGTGTCAGCGGCGCCGGCTGCGTCAGCGCGGGCGCGGGGAGGTCGGGCGTATGCGCCGCGGCGCCGGCCAGCCACGCACCCAGCGCCAGCGCCACGGCCGCGCGCAGCAGCCGGCTGGCGGCGCTGGTGGAGCGGGGCGGGGTGGCGGAGGCGGTGGCCATGGCGGTCGGCATCGGCGGTATTGGCAAGATCAGCGCGTGCTGGCGCAGGCGCCGCTGCCGGGCTCGAACATCACGGGCCAGGCCTGCTCGTAGATGCCGGGCGTGCAGCGCTGCTGGCAGTTGGCATGCGCCAGCGTGACGCGGCGCGGGTCCTGCCAGACCATCAGCTTGCAGCCGCT includes the following:
- a CDS encoding DeoR family transcriptional regulator, which gives rise to MPTAMATASATPPRSTSAASRLLRAAVALALGAWLAGAAAHTPDLPAPALTQPAPLTPAGALAPNAVTRPTPGSAAAPVPAQRVQLRGDATAPALTAYWFLPREGATARALPVVVALHGCGGLLSAHAARETTPDGEVAAMLQQRYREYAEWLTERGYAVLMPDSFSARGRPHGICTEPTDTRGIDDRTRRADALAALRWLASQPGIDTSRVVLLGWSNGAQAVLATVDASRPWPAGTPQVERAVAFYPGCKRAVQQHSFRLRAPILLMIGGADDWTPATRCAMLQSAVLARQPGARFRLEIFPGAYHGFDGTSELHMRRDVPAAARKVQGVTVGGDAVARVAALAQLDSWLASPDP